The following DNA comes from Allobranchiibius huperziae.
GTAGATCCCCGCCAGCACGATCAATGCTCCGACGACGAAGCAGAACGGCGCCTCGGCGAAGCTCAACGTCGGCACGTGCACCTGCGCGCCGCCGGCGTCGAAGCCGAACTTGGCGTCCGTCTGGGTGCCGGTCGTGCCGAGCACGAGCGCGGTGAAGAGGCCAATCACCATCAGCCCGATCGCGACGACCGTACGGCGGGTGCGCGACGGACCGACCCGCACCGTCTTGTGGTGGACGACGAGTTCCTCGTCGGTGACCGGCGCGCTCATCGGGACTCGCCTTTCGTCGGGGTCCCCGCGATGTATCGGAGCGCAGCGGAGAACTTCATGGGGTGACTCATCCGTTCCATCCCTTCGCGACCACGGCGGTCTGGCCGCCGCCACTGCGGCGTAGCCGGAAGATCAGCCGGACCAGTCCGGGTGCGGCGATGAAGAGCACGATCAGCGCCTGCAGCACCTGCACCAGGTCCGACGGGGTGTTGGTGGAGGCCAGCAGCTGCACCGAACCGGCGCGCAGCGCGCCGAAGAGCATGCCCGCCCAGAAGGTGCCGATCGGCGATCCGCGGCCGAGCAGCGACACGGTGATCGCGTCGAACCCGACGCCTGCGTCGATGTCGCTGGTGACCTGCGGGGAGGTGCCAAGCACCTGGGCGCTGCCCGCGAGGCCGGCGAGGGCGCCGACGATCAGCATCACCACGATGTAGACGCTGGAGATGCTGATGCCCGCCGTACGCGCCGCGTCCTGGTTGGCGCCAACGGTGCGCAGCCGGAAGCCGAAGGTGCTGCGGTTCAGCAGCCATGCCACTGCCACGGTCGCCGCGATCGCGACGAGGAACGCGACGTTCGCGCGCAGAGCCGACCCGAGGAGGTGGGGATACATCGCGTTGTGGTCCACGGCGGGCGAGATGGCCTGGTTGTACGGCTTGGCCTGGAATCCGTGCACCCCGAGCAGGTACTGGATCAGGCCGAGCGCCACGTAGTTGAGCATGATCGTGGTGATCACCTCGTGCGCCCCGGTCTTGGCCTTGAGTACGCCGGCCAGCCCGGCCCACAGCGCACCGCCGAGGATGCCGGCGAGCACCGCCACGATCACGTGCAGCACCACGGGCAGGTGCCAGCTGAAGCCGACGTACCC
Coding sequences within:
- a CDS encoding ABC transporter permease subunit, which produces MSEQKAGGEPAVSTPESGSSKVDQTPDGGAGRLREIFRSDHPAILTILAIFAAVVIGSILIIASDQATRTAAGYFTAAPMDTISAAWHAVSGAYVAIFEGSILNPSSLSSGNATTIFGPISETIVSATPLIFAGLSVTLAFRAGLFNIGAQGQILLAAIFAGYVGFSWHLPVVLHVIVAVLAGILGGALWAGLAGVLKAKTGAHEVITTIMLNYVALGLIQYLLGVHGFQAKPYNQAISPAVDHNAMYPHLLGSALRANVAFLVAIAATVAVAWLLNRSTFGFRLRTVGANQDAARTAGISISSVYIVVMLIVGALAGLAGSAQVLGTSPQVTSDIDAGVGFDAITVSLLGRGSPIGTFWAGMLFGALRAGSVQLLASTNTPSDLVQVLQALIVLFIAAPGLVRLIFRLRRSGGGQTAVVAKGWNG